Genomic window (Culex pipiens pallens isolate TS chromosome 3, TS_CPP_V2, whole genome shotgun sequence):
GTTGATCGAACAATACAATTTTCCACCTGCTTTTTAATTCAACCTGCGTGTTAGAATAAACAATTAGCTTCAAAATACAGTTTTGCGCCCCTTTTAACTCACGTATCCGAAACCAAACAAATCGATATATTTAGCCCCTGCTCAAAAATGTGAAGAAATCCAATTTTAATCTTCTTGCAAACTAGAATAACTGTTTTTCGCTTCGTAAACTGCAAAATGTGAGTTAATGTGACGACGCGGTCTTCTTGTCAATCGTACTTCCGCAGTCGGCTGACAACGTCAGGTTGACAGGCGGCGCAGCGGCCGGAGTCGGCACGGTGCGTTTAGCGGTGTTGTCCAACGGCGGTGCCAACAACTCCCCCTCCCGTAACTCTGGTCCAGGACCAGGGTTCTGGTCAGATTTACTCCTACACTCCAGTATCGCTAGCTTTGCGATGGGACGCCGATAAACGCCTTTCGAAGTTCTCACCATTGCTTGACGTACTCTCCCGTCGACTCCTCGGATGACCTTCTCGACGATACCCCGAATCCAGGTTCTGCGGTTGTTTCCGTCGACCAAGTAAACCAGCTCTCCTTCTTCGATCGGTTTTTGTTCTGCACACCATTTGGTCCGCTGGTTGACGGTGGGCACGTACTCTTTCAGCCATCTCTGCCACAACATATCCGCGAGCTGTTGAGACCGCTTATAGTTGTCGCGCAGTGCTTCTGCTGAGCTCGCCGGAACGTTGGCTTCCTCTCGCTCCCCAGCAGGAAGACCGCGGATGAAGTGGTTGGGCGTTATTGCTTCGTCTTCAGCAGATTCTTGCGGGATATAGGTGAGGGGCCGTGAGTTCACCATGTCCTCAGCTTCAGCCAGCACGGTGTGAAGAATCTCGTCCGTCTGCTTCTTTCCATCGTGTAGAGCCTTGAGTGCGTCCTTCGCCGATCGTACTAGCCGCTCCCAAACTCCACCAAAGTGCGGCGCCGCCGGAGGATTGAAGTTCCAGCGAGTCCTCGCGTCTGTGAAAATGTCCGCACATTCCAGTTCGATGCACTTGACCTTCTGGACCAGTTCCTTACTGGCGGCTTGAAAGTTAGTGCCATTATCGGAGAAGATCTCCAGTGGTGCACCTCTCCGGCAGATGAAACGCCTGATCGCCATCATACACGACGCGCTGCTCAAGCTGTGGGCGACTTCCATATGGATTGCTCGAGTTACAAGGCACGTAAACAGACATATCCACCTCTTTTCGGCGCGTCTGCCGATGGTGACGATTACGGGACCGAAATAATCGATACCTACGTAGCTGAATGGACGCAATTGGGGTGTGAGGCGCTGCACCGGAAGAGGGGCCATCCTGGGAACTGCTGGTTGacacttgttgttgttgcaccACGTGCAGGTCTGCATCACCTTCAGGACTGCAGCTCTGATGTTCTGGACGTAGAACCGTTGGCGCAGTTCGTTTACCACCGTCTCTCGATTTGCATGGCCGAACTTCTGGTGGTAGAGATCAAGAAGCTTATTGGTGATGACATGTCCTTTCGGCAGCACGATGGGGAACCGCTGTTCAAAGGGTAAGAATTCGGCGTGGGCCGAACGTCCTTCCATCCGGATGACTCCATACTCGTCCAGGAAAGGTGCCAACCGGTGTAGTGGGCTGGAACGTTCGATGGAGTGCCACTTCTGTTGTTCCAGTTCCCGGTTCTTAAGCAGAATCTTCTTCTCGTCCGGAAAACCTTCTTGTTGTGCAGCTTGCCACAGGTGGTTCTCTGCTCGTTGATATTCGTCGCGGGTAAGAGGGACTTTCACCAGCGATTCGGTCCGCATCACGGACCGTTCCAGGTTGAATGTGGCTTGTAGTGTCTGAATTGGCTGCTTTTTCTGCTTCCGGCGCAGATTGGTGATGAACCGAAACACGCAGGCGACGGTTCTTACCATGACCTTCCATCGTGAGAAGTGAGTAGGGTCGATGAGGCACGAGGCGAATTCGATCTCGTGAAAGAGGTGGAAAGCTCGCAGTTCTTCTCGGACGTTGGGCGCCGGCAGCTCCCGCAGGATCAGGTCTTCTTCTGGTATGAACAGCTCTTCCGGACCAAGCCATTCGCTGTCGCCGTCCAGTGGTGGTCCGTGTTTTCCCCATTTGGTCAGCACATCAGCGATGTTGAACTTGGTCGCTACGAACTGCCAGTCGTCCACATCGGTGTGGCTGAGGATTTCTCCGATTCGGTGGGCTACAAACTGTTTGTACTTCTTGTGGTCTGACCGGATCCACGACAGCAGCGTCGCGGAATCGGTGTGCATAACGGTTCGCTTAATGGGGAGGGTGTGATTCGCCTTAATCGCCGCCGCCATCCGAGCCCCTAGTGTTCCGGCTTGAAGTTCGAGGCGAGGAATAGACATGTACTGTAGCGGGGCTACCTTCGCTTTTCCGGTCACCAGCGACACTCTCGGCTTTCCGTACACCCAAATTCGAAAATACGCGACGGCCCCGTAGGCCTCCTCGCTTGCGTCAGTGAACACGTGGAGTTCAAGGTTTACGTAGTCCGACAGTTTAACTCCGAGGAAGTAGCAGCGAGGGACGGTCATGGCTTGCACACGAGGTAGAAGCGCAATCCATTTGTACCACTTTGCTGCCGAGGTCTCGTCCAAGACTTGATCCCACGGGCACCCATTTCTCCACAGGTCCTGGATGATGATTTTGCCGAAAATGGTAAATAGCGCCCACAAGCCGAGGGGATCGAAGAAGCTCATGACGATACTCAACAGGATCCGCTTGGTCGGCAATTTTCCCTCAGTTAGGTACGGCTGAAGATCATCGCGAAGGTTCGTGACAAACACGAAAACGTCGTCGATCGTGTTCCAGGACATGCCCAGGACTCGCTGCATACCGCTGCTCTTGTCGCCGCCGACGGTTACCAGCTGGCTTTCAACTTGAACTCCAAAATGCTGCAGGAACTCAGTGCTGTTTGACACCCACTTGCGTAGCTGAAACCCAGCTTTGGAGTGGATGAACGCTACTTCGCTAGCACGCTTGATAGCCTCTCCAACGGTGAACGTCGAGTCCAAATAATCATCGACGTAACCAACGATTGCTTGGACCGCGTCCGGATACTGCTCGGAGTACTCTTCCGCATTCCTGTTTTTGATGTACTGGGTGGAGCAGGGTGAGCATGCCGCACCGAAAGTGGCGACATCCATCACGAAAATCACCGGCTGGTTAGATCCATTGGGCCGGTACAGGAACCTTTGTGCAGATTTGTCACTCGGTTGAATTTGCAGCTGATGGTACATTTCGGCAATATCGCCACCGAAAGCGATGGGGCGTTCTCGAAATCGACTCAACACGGTAGGCAGACTTGTCAAAAGGTCTGGTCCTTTGAGCAACTCTGTGTTCAGTGACTTCCCTCGGACGGACGCTGCGGCGTCCCAGACAAGTCGGACCTTTTCCGGCTTTTTTGGGTGCTTAACGACGTTCAAGGGTAGGTACCAGATCTTGCCCGGCTCAGCTTGGTTCAGCTCGTTGGGTGTAGCGACGTGGGCGTAGCCTTTCCGCTGGTATTCGACGATTTGATCATCCACGTTCTTCTGCAAAGCCGGATCCTTCGCCAACTTCCGTTCCAGCGCTTGCATGCGCTTTAGCGCCATCGGAAAACTGTCCGGTAGCTGCGGGTTGTCGTTGCGCCAAAGGAGCCCCGTTTGGAAGCGATCGCCGACTCGGATTGTAGTCTTCTCCAACAGTTCTCGCGCTCTGCCGTCCTCTGTTGATTCGGGAAGCACAGCGATGGCCAGTCCGGAGTCTTCTAAGGTGAAATGTCTTCGAAGTAGTTCTTGTAGGTCATGGTCCGACAGACTACCGGCAGCGTGATGGCCGGTATACCCAGACACTACATCGTCGCCAGCTTGAGGGCCGTAGATTGTCCAACCGAGTTGAGTCCGAACAGCTATTGGCTCTCCAGGATTGCCAATGCGCGACTCGAGTGGAGCGTACACGTGTAGATGCTTGAGGCCGATCAGAATCTGCGGTGAACCATTTGCGAAGTCGGCCAGGGGGAGACCACGCAGATGTTTGAAGCGAGCTGCCACTTCCGAATACTGCACCTTTTGCTCTGGAAGCTGCAGGTGTTGTACCGTGTGCACGTTGCGCAGCAGAAATCGGTTTTGAGAATCCGCCGCGGAAACCGTCACATCCACCGACCTTGAATCTCGTTCCATCCGACTCATACCAGCTGTCCACTTGACGAGTATCGGCTTCCTGGTTCCTTTTAGCTTCATTTGATCCGCAACGCTGCTGTCCATCAAAGAGAAAGACGAACCTTCGTCAAGAAAGGCGACGACATCAAACGAGCGACCATCGTGGTAGATCTTGATCGGGACCACACGAAAGATCACGGGGTGTTGCTCCGAACTGTGCACGTGACAGTCCGTCGAAAGCGGTGCCGCCGGACCCGAAGGATGTAGCAGGGGGTGGTGACGTTCTTTGCAACTTCCAACATTGCAGTGCCCTTTGAATCGGCAACGCGTTTGCCCGTGTTCATTGAGACACAGCAGACATAAATTCCACTCCTCGGCAATATTCATTCGAGCTTCCCAAGCCAGCTTAAGGAAATCATCGCAGAACCGAATGCGGTGATCGGTTCGATTGCACGCGCGGCATGGTCTGCGACCTCCATAATCATCACCCCTGCTCTGCTTCGACAGCTGCTCGGCATCTAGGTGTGTGTTTAAGAATCCCTCGTCTCTACCTTTCAGCTTCTTTTCATGGCGGTCTCGGTTTGGGCGTCGCTCCTCCTGCGGTTCGAAGTAGGCTGTGGCCTCCGTCGCTTCGGACACTCTTTCCGAGAGAAAGTCTGCAAACGTGCTTAAGTTCACCGCAGCGAACTGACGCTTGTACCGAACCCACTCAACCTTGGTTGGATCGGGTAACTTTTCCACCAGTTCCGCGATGAGCATTGGGTTAACTAGGTGATCCACCAGTCCCGAGGCCACCAGATGGTCGCACAGTTGTTGCACGACTACGCCAAAATTAATGAAAGTGGAGAGGCGATCTGCTCGTGGGGACTCCGCCTTCCGAGCCTTTTGCATGAGGCAGTGGAGTAGTTGTTCCGGCCTGCCATAGAGCAGTCTGAGCGTCTCGATTACCCTCGGGACAGATTCCGGGTACAGCAGACTGGTCTGCACTCGTTCCAGCGCTCGTCCTTGGATGCTTGTCTGAAGTCTACCGAGATTCTCGAGGTTGGTCCAGTTACAAGCTCGATTGCCGTTGTTAAAGCTGCTGATAAACATGGGCCAGTCCTCTGGCCGCCCCGTGAACACTGGTAGGTTCGCAAATGGTCCTTTTCGTGCAGCTATCTGCGCTCTAGTCAGTTCGGGCACGTCGTAGAAATCCGGTGCTGGATTTGGAACCGGCGCTGGATTCGGGGCCGGCGCTGGGTTCGGGGCCGGAGCTGGATTCGGGGCCGGCGCTGGGTTCGGAGCCGGCGCTGGATTCGGGGCCGGCGCTGGATTCGGGGCCGGCGCTGGATTCGGAGCCGGCGCTGGATTTGGAACCGGCGCTGGATTCGGGGCCGGCGCTGGGTTCGGAGCCGGAGCTGGATTCGGGGCCGGTGCTGGATTTGGAACCGGCGCTGGGTTCGGAGCCGGCGCTGGATTCGGGGCCGGCGCTGGATTCGGAGCTGGCGCTGGATTTGGAACCGGTGCTGGATTCGGGGCCGGCGCTGGGTTCGGAGCCGGCGCTGGATTCGGGGCCGGCGCTGGATTCGGAGCCGGCGCTGGATTTGGAACCGGCACTGGATTCGGGGCCGGCGCTGGGTTCTGAGCCGCCGCTGGGTTCGGAGTCAGCCGCGGAGACGGCGCCGGTAGCGGTGGTGCTGGCCACTGGAATTGATTCTGTGGATTCGGCCCCGGCGGTCTGGAAAACGAGTTCTCTGCTGACTTGCCAGTTTTCACGTCGGGATGTTTGATAGGGGTAGAATACTTCGGGAACGCTCCACGATAGTCGTTGAAAGGCACAATTTCTCCGCCTACAGCACCTTCTTCTTCTTGCGACCCGTTGACTACGTGTCTGAATTCCACGTAGAGTTCATTTCTCCGCTGGTTCAAATCGGCATCCAGCGCCGCCTTTTGCTCCAGCATCTGCCGCTCGAGACGAAGAATCATCAATCGCTTTTCCTGCTCTCGACGGAGTTGATTTTGAAAAGCTTCCTGGAGTTGCTGCATTTCGAGCCGATGCTGCAGCTCCGCGTCCTCCTGCTCTGTTGACCCATCCGGCTTATTGATGACCGATGGGTTGGGCTTGCCTGGCAGGGTTTCGTCCACTTTCTTGGAGTCTTCCACGACGGTTGCTCCGTCATCTTCGTCGCCGGTTTGGTCGACCGCATCACCCAGGCCAGTGCACTTCTTGCAAGTGAATGACAGGTCCTTGTTGGCTTCGGTGACCCCGGCGCATTGGAGATGGAAAAAACCCTGGCATTTCTCGCAGAATACCATCTGGCTTTCCTCGTTGGGGGGTTCTTCGCACAGAGCACACTCGTAACCGGTGAGGTTATGTTTTCCGGGTGCGCTCATCGTAATTGATTTTTGAGAATTGTTCCGATCACCAAATGAAAACTTCTTGCAGCTGCGTGTGTACGTACAGCTCAAAACTGTAAGTTTATTTAGAGAGAAATAATTCATCGAATCTAATCCATATAATCTACCAACTTACATCAATTAGTTTTCTTCGATACTGGGTTGATCGAACAATACAATTTTCCACCTGCTTTTTAATTCAACCTGCGTGTTAGAATAAACAATTAGCTTCAAAATACAGTTTTGCGCCCCTTTTAACTCACGTATCCGAAACCAAACAAATCGATATATTTAGCCCCTGCTCAAAAATGTGAAGAAATCCAATTTTAATCTTCTTGCAAACTAGAATAACTGTTTTTCGCTTCGTAAACTGCAAAATGTGAGTTAATGTGACGACGCGGTCTTCTTGTCAATCGTACTTCCGCAGTCGGCTGACAACGTCAGGTTGACAGGCGGCGCAGCGGCCGGAGTCGGCACGGTGCGTTTAGCGGTGTTGTCCAACGGCGGTGCCAACATACTTCTTATTTCTtatttcttacttcttacttcttacttcttacttcttacttcttacttcttacttcttacttcttacttcttacttcttacttcttacttcttacttcttacttcttacttcttacttcttacttcttacttcttacttcttacttcttacttcttacttcttacttcttacttcttacttcttacttcttacttcttacttcttacttcttacttcttacttcttacttcttacttcttacttcttactttcgTCTTCTTACAGCTTTACTATTTGGACATTAAAGtcccaaaaaaagttttcgttCCCGGATGCATTTAACATTCAAGAAACATGCAGATTACATCAATTTGTTACGGCACATGGCTCTACAAACCATCCCATCCATCATGGTTAAACTGCacagaaaatatatatattccCCTTCGGAACCCCCCCTCCGAGACATGTCCAAGTTCAAATGGTCCGTAATCGGAAGCTTACCACTTGCATGCATCAAACTGGTTTTCCCGTCAGTTTGATCTCCCTGATGAGTCCCTGAATAAAAGTTCTGGGAGTGCTTCGGCAACATGTAGCAGCAGCATTTTGTAGAACTAACTTTGGAAGTGGCAACACGATccccaaacacacacacccacaaacTCACACACTCTGGCTGGACTTTTGAGTTTTCAACATGCACCAGAATTCTGAAATTGCAACCTGCATCTCCGGACGAAAACCGGTCGTCAACGTTTCGGGGGACCTACGCCTGGGAAAATCGTCATACAGGCGAAAAAGATGAAAGTAATAAAACGGATCATTTGAAGCTTAATCTACCATAGGACGGGACGGGAAAACTCATGGCGATGACGACGGGGACACAAAGCAAGTGTTGCCAAACGATTTGGACGAGAGAGAAAATGGAACATAGAGAAAAGAAAAGTGCACAACGCTGTGTACAGTGATTAGAGAGATCCTCGGCTCGGAAATGTGCTGAGGGATGATGATGAACGAAATGCCACTTCTGCTCTGCTTCTTGCTCGCTGCAAGGGGATGCCAAGAAGTGAACACACGTGTGCCGGCTGAAGGGTGGGTGGAAAAACTCCGACTCGTAAACGAGATAATGGATAGTTCAAAAGAGCTAAACGTGTTCGttttattttattgggaaaactTTTAGCGACGTTTGTACTCGGCTAGCCATGAAAACGGCATTGGGTGCCAGGGAGTGAGGGATCGGACGGAATTGATGAAAAGTTGTCTCTTTTAAACCGCACACACGACTCTGATTGCCCTTTCCGGCCTCGGGAGGGACATGACTTTGGATTAAGTTTGAGgtttgagcttttttttatcGAAGAGGTTCTAAGTTTTATttcaacacaaacacaacattttaacaaataaaacttaagttttttttttgtatttttgtatttttgtatttttgtattttgtatttttgtatttttgtatttttgtatttttgtatttttgtatttttgtatttttgtatttttgtatttttgtatttttgtatttttgtatttttgtatttttgtatttttgtatttttgtatttttgtatttttgtatttttgtatttttgtatttttgtatttttgtatttttgtatttttgtatttttgtatttttgtatttttgtatttttgtatttttgtatttttgtatttttgtatttttgtatttttgtatttttgtatttttgtatttttgtatttttgtatttttgtatttttgtattttcgtatttttgtatttttgtatttttgtatttttgtatttttgtatttttgtatttttgtatttttgtatttttgtatttttgtatttttgtatttttgtatttttgtatttttgtatttttgtatttttgtatttttgtatttttgtatttttgtatttttgtatttttgtatttttgtatttttgtatttttgtatttttgtatttttgtatttttgtatttttgtatttttgtatttttgtatttttgtatttttgtatttttgtatttttgtatttttgtatttttgtatttttgtatttttgtatttttgtatttttgtatttttgtatttttgtatttttgtatttttgtatttttgtatttttgtatttttgtatttttgtatttttgtatttttgtatttttgtatttttgtatttttgtatttttgtatttttgtatttttgtatttttgtatttttgtatttttgtatttttgtatttttgtatttttgtatttttgtatttttgtatttttgtatttttgtatttttgtatttttgtatttttgtatttttgtattttgtatttttgtatttttgtatttttgtatttttgtatttttgtatttttgtatttttgtatttttgtatttttgtatttttgtatttttgtatttttgtatttttgtatttttgtatttttgtatttttgtatttttgtat
Coding sequences:
- the LOC120426610 gene encoding uncharacterized protein LOC120426610 yields the protein MSAPGKHNLTGYECALCEEPPNEESQMVFCEKCQGFFHLQCAGVTEANKDLSFTCKKCTGLGDAVDQTGDEDDGATVVEDSKKVDETLPGKPNPSVINKPDGSTEQEDAELQHRLEMQQLQEAFQNQLRREQEKRLMILRLERQMLEQKAALDADLNQRRNELYVEFRHVVNGSQEEEGAVGGEIVPFNDYRGAFPKYSTPIKHPDVKTGKSAENSFSRPPGPNPQNQFQWPAPPLPAPSPRLTPNPAAAQNPAPAPNPVPVPNPAPAPNPAPAPNPAPAPNPAPAPNPAPVPNPAPAPNPAPAPNPAPAPNPAPVPNPAPAPNPAPAPNPAPAPNPAPVPNPAPAPNPAPAPNPAPAPNPAPAPNPAPAPNPAPAPNPAPAPNPAPVPNPAPDFYDVPELTRAQIAARKGPFANLPVFTGRPEDWPMFISSFNNGNRACNWTNLENLGRLQTSIQGRALERVQTSLLYPESVPRVIETLRLLYGRPEQLLHCLMQKARKAESPRADRLSTFINFGVVVQQLCDHLVASGLVDHLVNPMLIAELVEKLPDPTKVEWVRYKRQFAAVNLSTFADFLSERVSEATEATAYFEPQEERRPNRDRHEKKLKGRDEGFLNTHLDAEQLSKQSRGDDYGGRRPCRACNRTDHRIRFCDDFLKLAWEARMNIAEEWNLCLLCLNEHGQTRCRFKGHCNVGSCKERHHPLLHPSGPAAPLSTDCHVHSSEQHPVIFRVVPIKIYHDGRSFDVVAFLDEGSSFSLMDSSVADQMKLKGTRKPILVKWTAGMSRMERDSRSVDVTVSAADSQNRFLLRNVHTVQHLQLPEQKVQYSEVAARFKHLRGLPLADFANGSPQILIGLKHLHVYAPLESRIGNPGEPIAVRTQLGWTIYGPQAGDDVVSGYTGHHAAGSLSDHDLQELLRRHFTLEDSGLAIAVLPESTEDGRARELLEKTTIRVGDRFQTGLLWRNDNPQLPDSFPMALKRMQALERKLAKDPALQKNVDDQIVEYQRKGYAHVATPNELNQAEPGKIWYLPLNVVKHPKKPEKVRLVWDAAASVRGKSLNTELLKGPDLLTSLPTVLSRFRERPIAFGGDIAEMYHQLQIQPSDKSAQRFLYRPNGSNQPVIFVMDVATFGAACSPCSTQYIKNRNAEEYSEQYPDAVQAIVGYVDDYLDSTFTVGEAIKRASEVAFIHSKAGFQLRKWVSNSTEFLQHFGVQVESQLVTVGGDKSSGMQRVLGMSWNTIDDVFVFVTNLRDDLQPYLTEGKLPTKRILLSIVMSFFDPLGLWALFTIFGKIIIQDLWRNGCPWDQVLDETSAAKWYKWIALLPRVQAMTVPRCYFLGVKLSDYVNLELHVFTDASEEAYGAVAYFRIWVYGKPRVSLVTGKAKVAPLQYMSIPRLELQAGTLGARMAAAIKANHTLPIKRTVMHTDSATLLSWIRSDHKKYKQFVAHRIGEILSHTDVDDWQFVATKFNIADVLTKWGKHGPPLDGDSEWLGPEELFIPEEDLILRELPAPNVREELRAFHLFHEIEFASCLIDPTHFSRWKVMVRTVACVFRFITNLRRKQKKQPIQTLQATFNLERSVMRTESLVKVPLTRDEYQRAENHLWQAAQQEGFPDEKKILLKNRELEQQKWHSIERSSPLHRLAPFLDEYGVIRMEGRSAHAEFLPFEQRFPIVLPKGHVITNKLLDLYHQKFGHANRETVVNELRQRFYVQNIRAAVLKVMQTCTWCNNNKCQPAVPRMAPLPVQRLTPQLRPFSYVGIDYFGPVIVTIGRRAEKRWICLFTCLVTRAIHMEVAHSLSSASCMMAIRRFICRRGAPLEIFSDNGTNFQAASKELVQKVKCIELECADIFTDARTRWNFNPPAAPHFGGVWERLVRSAKDALKALHDGKKQTDEILHTVLAEAEDMVNSRPLTYIPQESAEDEAITPNHFIRGLPAGEREEANVPASSAEALRDNYKRSQQLADMLWQRWLKEYVPTVNQRTKWCAEQKPIEEGELVYLVDGNNRRTWIRGIVEKVIRGVDGRVRQAMVRTSKGVYRRPIAKLAILECRSKSDQNPGPGPELREGELLAPPLDNTAKRTVPTPAAAPPVNLTLSADCGSTIDKKTASSH